In Oncorhynchus keta strain PuntledgeMale-10-30-2019 chromosome 19, Oket_V2, whole genome shotgun sequence, a single genomic region encodes these proteins:
- the fam133b gene encoding protein FAM133 isoform X1 has product MGKRDNRVSYVNPIAASRAKGPAPNAGPSIQDYLSRPRPTWEEVKEIIERKKKGSRALADFEDQMNENWKKELAKNREKLLGGVDKEKEEKEKKEKEKREKKEKKEKKKKEKGKKEKGKKSNRHSSPSSSSSSSDSSSSSSSDSEDENEKKSVKKKRKKKRSSSKKASEDSTVESEPDSKGSFPLILFLSKKTKMEMEMKKKEKDEKSRRKKRKAEQSHKDSSSESSADSEVEEGGEPKKRKRSNEEKEKIAADKSKKKRKKKHKKHGRKKKKKTSSDVELD; this is encoded by the exons ATGGGGAAAAGAGACAATAGAGTG tcatatGTGAACCCCATAGCTGCATCACGGGCCAAGGGACCTGCACCCAACGCAGGACCGTCTATCCAGGATTACCTGAGCAGACCACGGCCAACATG GGAAGAGGTGAAAGAGATCATCGAGAGGAAGAAGAAAGGCTCCAGAGCTCTGGCGGACTTTGAGGATCAAATGAACGAG AATTGGAAGAAAGAGCTGGCGAAGAACAGAGAGAAGTTACTGGGTGGCGTTgacaaggagaaagaggagaaggagaagaaggagaaggagaagagagagaagaaggagaagaaagag AAAAAGAagaaagagaaggggaagaaAGAAAAGGGAAAGAAATCCAACAGG cattcctctccctcctcctcctcatcgaGTTCTGATTCCTCTAGCAGCTCCTCCTCAGACTCTGAAGACGAG AATGAAAAGAAGAGTGTGAAAAAGAAACGTAAAAAGAAGCGGTCCTCCTCCAAGAAAGCATCAGAAGACTCGACTGTAGAATCGGAGCCCGACAGCAAG GGCTCCTTCCCTCTCATTCTGTTTCTCTCCAAGAAGAcgaagatggagatggagatgaagaAGAAAGAAAAG GATGAAAAGAGCCGCAGGAAGAAGAGGAAAGCCGAGCAAAGTCATAAAGACTCATCCTCCGAGTCGTCAGCTGACTCTGAAGTGGAGGAGGGT GGCGAACctaagaagagaaagagaagtaaTGAGGAGAAAGAAAAAATAGCAGCA GACAAATCAAAGAAGAAGAGGAAAAAGAAGCACAAGAAACATggcaggaagaagaagaagaagacctCTTCTGACGTTGAGTTAGACTAA
- the fam133b gene encoding protein FAM133 isoform X2 gives MGKRDNRVSYVNPIAASRAKGPAPNAGPSIQDYLSRPRPTWEEVKEIIERKKKGSRALADFEDQMNENWKKELAKNREKLLGGVDKEKEEKEKKEKEKREKKEKKEKKKKEKGKKEKGKKSNRHSSPSSSSSSSDSSSSSSSDSEDENEKKSVKKKRKKKRSSSKKASEDSTVESEPDSKKTKMEMEMKKKEKDEKSRRKKRKAEQSHKDSSSESSADSEVEEGGEPKKRKRSNEEKEKIAADKSKKKRKKKHKKHGRKKKKKTSSDVELD, from the exons ATGGGGAAAAGAGACAATAGAGTG tcatatGTGAACCCCATAGCTGCATCACGGGCCAAGGGACCTGCACCCAACGCAGGACCGTCTATCCAGGATTACCTGAGCAGACCACGGCCAACATG GGAAGAGGTGAAAGAGATCATCGAGAGGAAGAAGAAAGGCTCCAGAGCTCTGGCGGACTTTGAGGATCAAATGAACGAG AATTGGAAGAAAGAGCTGGCGAAGAACAGAGAGAAGTTACTGGGTGGCGTTgacaaggagaaagaggagaaggagaagaaggagaaggagaagagagagaagaaggagaagaaagag AAAAAGAagaaagagaaggggaagaaAGAAAAGGGAAAGAAATCCAACAGG cattcctctccctcctcctcctcatcgaGTTCTGATTCCTCTAGCAGCTCCTCCTCAGACTCTGAAGACGAG AATGAAAAGAAGAGTGTGAAAAAGAAACGTAAAAAGAAGCGGTCCTCCTCCAAGAAAGCATCAGAAGACTCGACTGTAGAATCGGAGCCCGACAGCAAG AAGAcgaagatggagatggagatgaagaAGAAAGAAAAG GATGAAAAGAGCCGCAGGAAGAAGAGGAAAGCCGAGCAAAGTCATAAAGACTCATCCTCCGAGTCGTCAGCTGACTCTGAAGTGGAGGAGGGT GGCGAACctaagaagagaaagagaagtaaTGAGGAGAAAGAAAAAATAGCAGCA GACAAATCAAAGAAGAAGAGGAAAAAGAAGCACAAGAAACATggcaggaagaagaagaagaagacctCTTCTGACGTTGAGTTAGACTAA
- the fam133b gene encoding protein FAM133 isoform X3: protein MGKRDNRVSYVNPIAASRAKGPAPNAGPSIQDYLSRPRPTWEEVKEIIERKKKGSRALADFEDQMNENWKKELAKNREKLLGGVDKEKEEKEKKEKEKREKKEKKEKKKKEKGKKEKGKKSNRHSSPSSSSSSSDSSSSSSSDSEDENEKKSVKKKRKKKRSSSKKASEDSTVESEPDSKTKMEMEMKKKEKDEKSRRKKRKAEQSHKDSSSESSADSEVEEGGEPKKRKRSNEEKEKIAADKSKKKRKKKHKKHGRKKKKKTSSDVELD, encoded by the exons ATGGGGAAAAGAGACAATAGAGTG tcatatGTGAACCCCATAGCTGCATCACGGGCCAAGGGACCTGCACCCAACGCAGGACCGTCTATCCAGGATTACCTGAGCAGACCACGGCCAACATG GGAAGAGGTGAAAGAGATCATCGAGAGGAAGAAGAAAGGCTCCAGAGCTCTGGCGGACTTTGAGGATCAAATGAACGAG AATTGGAAGAAAGAGCTGGCGAAGAACAGAGAGAAGTTACTGGGTGGCGTTgacaaggagaaagaggagaaggagaagaaggagaaggagaagagagagaagaaggagaagaaagag AAAAAGAagaaagagaaggggaagaaAGAAAAGGGAAAGAAATCCAACAGG cattcctctccctcctcctcctcatcgaGTTCTGATTCCTCTAGCAGCTCCTCCTCAGACTCTGAAGACGAG AATGAAAAGAAGAGTGTGAAAAAGAAACGTAAAAAGAAGCGGTCCTCCTCCAAGAAAGCATCAGAAGACTCGACTGTAGAATCGGAGCCCGACAGCAAG AcgaagatggagatggagatgaagaAGAAAGAAAAG GATGAAAAGAGCCGCAGGAAGAAGAGGAAAGCCGAGCAAAGTCATAAAGACTCATCCTCCGAGTCGTCAGCTGACTCTGAAGTGGAGGAGGGT GGCGAACctaagaagagaaagagaagtaaTGAGGAGAAAGAAAAAATAGCAGCA GACAAATCAAAGAAGAAGAGGAAAAAGAAGCACAAGAAACATggcaggaagaagaagaagaagacctCTTCTGACGTTGAGTTAGACTAA
- the LOC118380399 gene encoding progranulin-like isoform X1, translating to MWSIAALVLVLTGSASCYITCPGGKVCSDQTTCCLTKGGYACCPVPNAVCCSDMAHCCPSGFNCNVITQKCEKGDHSWSSVPMLNKVAAEEPSSPVSAPLESDSSPVQSNAMESSMVGKVQCDNYYACPDGTTCCHHPTGLWFCCPYSPGRCCLDGYHCCPYGYDCDPTYTKCVRYGNLRYPFAPRQAPSMIEAIKVSKPENKVHDQVSWTALVQATDSTPQAGVTHCDTKFYCPSATSCCKGPNGKWGCCPFPLVNILKVLGVL from the exons ATGTGGAGCATAGCTGCATTGGTGTTAGTGCTGACAGGGTCTGCCTCTTGCTACATCACGTGCCCTGGTGGGAAGGTCTGCTCTGATCAAACAACCTGTTGTTTGACTAAAGGAGGATATGCCTGCTGTCCAGTTCCCAAT GCGGTGTGTTGCTCTGACATGGCCCACTGTTGCCCGTCAGGCTTCAACTGCAATGTCATCACCCAGAAGTGTGAGAAAGGCGACCATTCATGGAGCAGTGTGCCCATGCTGAACAAGGTGGCTGCAGAGGAACCAAGCTCTCCTGTCTCTGCTCCGCTCGAATCTGACAGCAGCCCTGTCCAGAGCAATGCAATGGAGAGCTCCATGGTCGGCAAGGTGCAATGTGACAACTATTATGCTTGTCCCGATGGCACCACCTGCTGCCACCACCCCACAGGCCTGTGGTTCTGCTGTCCTTACTCTCCT GGTAGGTGCTGTCTAGATGGGTACCACTGCTGTCCCTATGGCTATGACTGTGACCCCACATACACAAAGTGTGTGAGGTACGGCAACCTGAGGTACCCTTTTGCTCCGAGGCAGGCCCCTTCAATGATCGAAGCCATCAAGGTCTCCAAACCGGAAAACAAGGTCCATGATCAG GTCTCATGGACAGCTCTAGTTCAGGCTACTGACAGCACGCCACAGGCTGGAGTCACTCACTGTGACACTAAATTCTATTGTCCTTCTGCAACCAGCTGCTGCAAGGGACCTAATGGCAAATGGGGATGTTGCCCATTCCCACTGGTAAATATACTGAAAGTGTTGGGTGTACTCTAG
- the LOC118380399 gene encoding progranulin-like isoform X2: MWSIAALVLVLTGSASCYITCPGGKVCSDQTTCCLTKGGYACCPVPNAVCCSDMAHCCPSGFNCNVITQKCEKGDHSWSSVPMLNKVAAEEPSSPVSAPLESDSSPVQSNAMESSMVGKVQCDNYYACPDGTTCCHHPTGLWFCCPYSPGRCCLDGYHCCPYGYDCDPTYTKCVRYGNLRYPFAPRQAPSMIEAIKVSKPENKVHDQVSWTALVQATDSTPQAGVTHCDTKFYCPSATSCCKGPNGKWGCCPFPLL, translated from the exons ATGTGGAGCATAGCTGCATTGGTGTTAGTGCTGACAGGGTCTGCCTCTTGCTACATCACGTGCCCTGGTGGGAAGGTCTGCTCTGATCAAACAACCTGTTGTTTGACTAAAGGAGGATATGCCTGCTGTCCAGTTCCCAAT GCGGTGTGTTGCTCTGACATGGCCCACTGTTGCCCGTCAGGCTTCAACTGCAATGTCATCACCCAGAAGTGTGAGAAAGGCGACCATTCATGGAGCAGTGTGCCCATGCTGAACAAGGTGGCTGCAGAGGAACCAAGCTCTCCTGTCTCTGCTCCGCTCGAATCTGACAGCAGCCCTGTCCAGAGCAATGCAATGGAGAGCTCCATGGTCGGCAAGGTGCAATGTGACAACTATTATGCTTGTCCCGATGGCACCACCTGCTGCCACCACCCCACAGGCCTGTGGTTCTGCTGTCCTTACTCTCCT GGTAGGTGCTGTCTAGATGGGTACCACTGCTGTCCCTATGGCTATGACTGTGACCCCACATACACAAAGTGTGTGAGGTACGGCAACCTGAGGTACCCTTTTGCTCCGAGGCAGGCCCCTTCAATGATCGAAGCCATCAAGGTCTCCAAACCGGAAAACAAGGTCCATGATCAG GTCTCATGGACAGCTCTAGTTCAGGCTACTGACAGCACGCCACAGGCTGGAGTCACTCACTGTGACACTAAATTCTATTGTCCTTCTGCAACCAGCTGCTGCAAGGGACCTAATGGCAAATGGGGATGTTGCCCATTCCCACTG CTTTGA
- the rbm48 gene encoding RNA-binding protein 48, with the protein MAGFTNSSCWSTPEVYKHHEQQKICPSRPKYREGRRPKAVKVYTINLESRYLMLQGVPAIGVMTELIELSALYGAVEEYRVLDEYPAEQFTEVYLIKFQKLTSARAAKRHMDEKSFFGGLLHVCYAPEYETVEDTRLKLQDRRRYVNRTTQNKTKEQDHGDEECKKPMSSDTVATTARTSSGDDQRSSDASNKGETSSTSQGHYLGFPLLPSPPQEFLPSRHAPSYDRLYSYQANQCRTIPTEDKMGSLHNGINTKQHLAPNISSVPSSSGGDGGIVKRLTKNPPLAASPRFVPRTTHLENRKRKIVETNKDSLFGFVDKNEILIGPKLPDRPKMDMADESLNITANMIRNTLKRVASVPEVKPTEKKTKSAKPRRRI; encoded by the exons ATGGCAGGATTTACCAACAGCTCGTGTTGGAGCACCCCAGAGGTTTATAAACATCATGAGCAGCAAAAGATTTGCCCCTCACGACCGAAGTATAGAGAAGGGAGGAGACCTAAAGCAGTCAAG GTGTACACCATCAACTTGGAGTCTCGTTACCTGATGTTGCAAGGAGTCCCAGCCATCGGGGTGATGACAGAACTGATCGAGCTCTCTGCGCTGTACGGGGCTGTGGAGGAGTACAGGGTGCTGGATGAGTACCCTGCAGAGCAATTCACAGAGGTCTACCTCATCAAGTTCCAGAAACTCACCAGTGCAAG GGCGGCCAAACGACACATGGATGAGAAGAGTTTCTTTGGAGGTTTACTACATGTGTGCTATGCCCCAGAGTATGAGACGGTGGAGGACACCAGACTAAAGCTGCAAGACCGGAGACGATATGTGAACAGGACGACTCAAAATAAAA CAAAGGAACAGGACCACGGGGATGAAGAGTGCAAAAAGCCCATGTCTTCAGATACAGTTGCTACCACAGCCAGGACTTCCTCAGGTGATGATCAGAGATCCAGTGATGCTAGCAACAAGGGAGAGACTTCGAGTACCAGCCAAGGCCATTATTTAGGATTTCCCTTATTGCCTTCACCCCCACAGGAGTTTCTTCCTTCCAGACATGCCCCATCTTATGATCGGTTGTATAGTTATCAGGCAAACCAATGCAGGACTATTCCAACAGAGGACAAAATGGGGTCATTGCATAATGGCATAAATACTAAACAGCACCTGGCACCCAACATAAGCAGCGTTCCCTCCTCTTCTGGGGGAGACGGAGGAATAGTGAAAAGACTGACTAAGAATCCACCCCTTGCAGCATCCCCAAGATTTGTACCGAGGACCACCCATTTGGAGAACAGAAAACGGAAAATAGTAGAAACTAATAAAGACTCACTTTTTGGCTTTGTGGACAAAAATGAAATCCTCATTGGACCAAAACTACCAGACCGGCCTAAGATGGATATGGCGGACGAGTCATTGAACATAACAGCCAAcatgatcagaaatacattgaAAAGG GTTGCATCAGTTCCTGAAGTCAAGCCAACAGAGAAGAAGACAAAGTCAGCCAAGCCTCGGAGGAGAATCTAA